The following are from one region of the Hyalangium gracile genome:
- a CDS encoding GFA family protein yields the protein MEKPGSEWKLPWEGGCRCGKVRLRVTLPPLLTMACHCTGCQRMSSSAFSLSMAIPTPGFEVLSGEPVVGGLHGPTQHMFCGYCMTWMFTRPEGMDFFVNLRPSMLDDWSWFVPFIETYTEVKLPWAATAAVHSFERFPEMTEYEGLTRDFAAKGARPR from the coding sequence ATGGAGAAACCTGGGTCTGAATGGAAGTTGCCTTGGGAGGGTGGGTGCCGCTGCGGGAAGGTTCGCCTGCGGGTCACCCTCCCGCCGCTCCTCACCATGGCGTGTCACTGCACCGGCTGTCAGCGCATGAGCTCGAGCGCTTTCAGCCTGTCGATGGCGATCCCGACGCCCGGCTTCGAGGTTCTCTCCGGAGAGCCGGTGGTGGGTGGGCTGCACGGGCCGACGCAGCACATGTTCTGCGGCTACTGCATGACGTGGATGTTCACGCGGCCGGAGGGCATGGACTTCTTCGTGAACCTCCGGCCGAGCATGCTCGACGACTGGAGCTGGTTCGTGCCGTTCATCGAGACCTACACGGAAGTGAAGCTGCCATGGGCGGCGACGGCGGCCGTGCACTCCTTCGAGAGGTTCCCGGAGATGACCGAGTACGAAGGCCTCACTCGCGACTTCGCCGCGAAGGGGGCACGGCCCAGGTAA
- a CDS encoding dihydrofolate reductase family protein, giving the protein MGILTFALNVTLDGCYDHREGIADDELHDHFTQLMEAAGAMLWGRITYEMMESYWPAVARDEKAPRAMREWAQKLDAKPKYVVSASRHDFPWNNTFRLAGDLHEAVTQLKEKTPRGVLVGSPMLAAGLERLGLIDEYRFVVHPVLAGHGPTLFQGLERSRRLELLSTKRLASGAMALHHRRVDAK; this is encoded by the coding sequence ATGGGAATCTTGACCTTCGCGCTCAACGTGACCTTGGACGGGTGCTACGACCATCGGGAGGGGATCGCGGACGACGAGCTGCACGACCACTTCACGCAGCTCATGGAAGCGGCCGGGGCGATGCTGTGGGGGCGCATCACCTACGAGATGATGGAGAGCTACTGGCCGGCGGTGGCGCGCGACGAGAAGGCCCCCCGAGCGATGCGGGAGTGGGCGCAGAAGCTGGATGCCAAGCCGAAGTATGTCGTCTCGGCCTCGCGACACGACTTTCCGTGGAACAACACCTTCCGCCTCGCGGGGGATTTGCACGAGGCCGTGACGCAGCTCAAGGAGAAGACCCCGCGCGGCGTCCTCGTGGGCAGCCCCATGCTGGCGGCTGGGCTCGAGCGGCTGGGGCTCATCGATGAGTATCGCTTCGTCGTCCACCCGGTTCTCGCCGGCCATGGCCCGACCTTGTTTCAGGGCCTCGAGCGCTCGCGGCGCCTCGAGCTCCTCTCGACGAAGCGCCTCGCATCCGGCGCGATGGCGCTGCATCACCGCCGGGTCGACGCAAAGTAG
- a CDS encoding Vps62-related protein, producing the protein MPEGDEPATGEVRQASTSAVLGTAACNDRVLLKSWKGDYLHRPDSPQGVTTWGNISGSIWTVECMANGKLQLRSWKGDYLHRPDSPQGVTTWGFGEWTAENAQGGKVRLRSWKGDYLHRPDSPQGVTTWSSGDWTVEPDPSQRPPSSGGNTLYGHWQGSGGQNPYSTGNRVFLLDHTGVAETQTFTLTSSADSYLYLLDASGNVLAQDDNGGGGGHARLSLTLSPGSYKLVAATTTAGQSAEFLLSSDKARLRYSQRLELQPSSRFHWIYDDSGSGADNDVSVWRPDLSQTPGFYSLGDVAMGSHGRAPGMTFVVRGEGDVLARPLDYNWIWSDWGSGGTHDGSFWEPVAPAGYTCLGAVAALGYSKPSTDLIRCVKNEYVLPAVPSWVWNDSGSGADHDVSLWQAAPQDHRSLSPSTFVARPNHGDTGGNRYWALNKSATANEHLRGGAVDTWAVTAFAPRVWLAPDEYYWPSSTQFHLANVHEENGHLVTNQPLGCDSCTDPQFLDGQRPDQTSVPVYAQIIRRTQGGQPTNVTDILYWTFYPYNNGKRVCIGWYSPWGCVGGYSTFGNHVGDWEHLTVRFIDGRPAQVYLSQHANGQTFTFGDKGMLFTGWHPEVFAAHGSHGLYPDAARHIYETIFNGDFLADDTGYGLAWNTWDNVVAIPWQPLGSYTGSLAWLNITAAWGNPASGCDNPTGYCVNSGGPGALMTRSVSNPEFMTLE; encoded by the coding sequence ATGCCCGAAGGCGACGAGCCGGCTACCGGTGAGGTTCGACAGGCGAGCACCAGCGCCGTGCTGGGCACGGCCGCCTGCAATGACCGGGTGCTCTTGAAGTCCTGGAAGGGCGACTACCTGCACCGCCCCGACAGTCCGCAGGGTGTCACCACCTGGGGCAACATCTCCGGCAGCATCTGGACCGTCGAGTGTATGGCCAACGGGAAGCTCCAGCTCCGCTCGTGGAAGGGCGACTACCTGCACCGCCCCGACAGCCCGCAGGGCGTCACCACCTGGGGCTTTGGAGAGTGGACGGCCGAGAACGCGCAAGGAGGAAAGGTCCGGCTGCGCTCGTGGAAGGGCGACTACCTGCACCGCCCCGACAGCCCGCAGGGCGTCACCACCTGGAGCTCTGGCGACTGGACGGTCGAGCCGGATCCCTCCCAGCGTCCCCCGAGCTCCGGCGGCAACACGCTCTATGGCCACTGGCAGGGCTCCGGCGGACAGAACCCATACAGCACGGGCAATCGCGTGTTCTTGCTGGACCACACGGGCGTCGCGGAAACCCAGACCTTCACCCTCACCTCCTCCGCGGATTCCTATCTCTACCTCCTCGACGCGAGCGGCAACGTGCTCGCCCAGGACGACAACGGAGGTGGAGGCGGCCACGCCCGTCTGTCCCTCACCCTGTCACCGGGGAGCTACAAGCTGGTCGCGGCGACCACCACGGCGGGACAGAGCGCGGAGTTCCTGCTGAGCTCGGACAAGGCCCGCTTGCGCTACTCGCAGCGGCTGGAGCTCCAGCCCTCGAGCCGCTTCCACTGGATCTACGATGACTCCGGCTCGGGTGCCGACAACGATGTCTCCGTCTGGCGGCCGGACCTCAGTCAGACCCCGGGCTTCTATTCGCTCGGCGATGTCGCCATGGGGAGCCACGGGCGGGCCCCCGGGATGACCTTCGTGGTGCGGGGCGAGGGTGACGTGCTGGCGAGGCCGCTCGACTACAACTGGATCTGGAGCGACTGGGGCTCCGGCGGCACTCACGACGGCTCCTTCTGGGAGCCCGTGGCTCCCGCGGGCTATACCTGCCTGGGCGCGGTGGCGGCGCTGGGCTACTCCAAGCCTTCGACGGACCTCATCCGCTGCGTGAAGAATGAGTACGTGCTGCCCGCCGTGCCCAGCTGGGTGTGGAACGACAGTGGCTCGGGCGCGGATCATGACGTGTCGCTCTGGCAGGCTGCTCCGCAGGATCATCGGAGCCTGAGCCCGTCCACCTTCGTGGCCCGGCCGAACCACGGGGATACCGGGGGCAACCGCTACTGGGCCCTCAACAAGAGCGCCACGGCCAACGAGCACCTGAGGGGTGGGGCCGTGGACACGTGGGCCGTCACGGCGTTCGCTCCTCGCGTGTGGCTGGCTCCGGACGAGTACTACTGGCCCTCCTCCACCCAGTTCCATCTGGCCAACGTGCACGAGGAGAACGGCCACCTGGTGACCAACCAGCCGCTGGGCTGTGACTCCTGCACGGATCCCCAGTTCCTGGACGGCCAGCGGCCGGATCAGACGTCCGTGCCCGTCTACGCCCAGATCATCCGCCGGACCCAGGGCGGCCAGCCCACGAACGTGACGGACATCCTCTATTGGACCTTCTACCCGTACAACAATGGCAAGCGGGTGTGCATCGGGTGGTACTCGCCCTGGGGCTGCGTGGGCGGCTACTCCACCTTCGGCAACCACGTGGGTGACTGGGAGCACCTCACGGTGCGCTTCATCGACGGCCGTCCGGCGCAGGTCTATCTGAGCCAGCACGCCAATGGGCAGACGTTCACCTTCGGAGACAAGGGGATGCTCTTCACGGGCTGGCACCCGGAGGTCTTCGCGGCCCACGGCTCCCACGGCCTGTACCCGGATGCGGCCCGGCACATCTATGAGACGATCTTCAACGGCGACTTCCTGGCGGATGACACGGGCTATGGGCTGGCGTGGAACACCTGGGACAATGTGGTGGCCATCCCCTGGCAGCCGCTGGGGAGCTATACGGGAAGCCTGGCCTGGCTGAACATCACCGCCGCCTGGGGCAACCCCGCGAGCGGTTGCGACAACCCGACGGGCTACTGCGTCAACAGCGGCGGCCCGGGAGCGCTGATGACGAGGTCCGTGTCCAACCCGGAGTTCATGACGCTCGAGTGA
- a CDS encoding DoxX family protein: MAQTRWKTLPTLIEPYSYAALRIVTGALFAFHGMQKLFGIYGGNVQTFGTQLWLGGVIELVAGGLIALGLLTRPAAFLSSGTMAVAYIQFHWKFAFADGKWIPTLNMGELAVVFCFLFLFIFAYGPGRFALDLWKPAGRRQSPPPHAPHTARPTSA, encoded by the coding sequence ATGGCCCAGACTCGTTGGAAGACCCTCCCCACCCTCATCGAGCCGTACTCCTATGCGGCGCTGCGCATCGTCACCGGCGCGCTCTTCGCGTTTCACGGCATGCAGAAGCTCTTCGGCATCTACGGTGGGAACGTCCAAACGTTCGGCACCCAGCTCTGGCTTGGCGGAGTCATCGAGCTCGTCGCCGGCGGCTTGATCGCGCTCGGTCTGCTCACCCGGCCCGCGGCCTTCCTGTCGTCGGGCACGATGGCGGTCGCCTACATCCAGTTCCACTGGAAGTTCGCCTTCGCCGATGGGAAGTGGATCCCCACCCTCAACATGGGCGAGCTGGCCGTGGTGTTCTGCTTCCTGTTCCTCTTCATCTTCGCCTACGGGCCGGGCCGCTTCGCGCTCGATCTCTGGAAGCCCGCGGGCAGGCGCCAGTCCCCGCCGCCGCACGCGCCGCACACCGCGCGCCCCACCTCCGCGTGA
- a CDS encoding lytic transglycosylase domain-containing protein, producing the protein MTSPIAPRNTAVRLPTQDVAAARVGVAQTASQPGAALEGGARRTCGVNMHQDGFSAGPQPGAQWNQFLQGLQGLDAGKQQEQIIQAHQQMVQAQVQQQLQQLQQMIQQQQQMLQGAAGATPPAGGVEAVGGASAAAPTAPAAPQAPAGDSGSVAAPQQAPVEPTSTPTTDSGSVSASGDARLGAGFPSALGQFKGAIESAAAKAGVPASMLTAQIWQESRGNIAAVTTNGGNGLTDTGLMQVNPNTFGELQAKYPELQGKNLADPETNILAGAFYMKDMKEQFGSWDLALRAYNSGPNGVDRGNPNAIPAGTGDATYVTKVKQFWDTIQTGNGTLPA; encoded by the coding sequence ATGACCTCGCCCATCGCCCCTCGCAACACCGCCGTTCGCCTCCCCACCCAGGACGTCGCCGCTGCCCGCGTGGGCGTCGCGCAGACCGCCAGCCAGCCCGGTGCTGCTCTGGAGGGTGGAGCCAGGCGCACCTGCGGGGTGAACATGCACCAGGACGGCTTCAGCGCGGGCCCGCAGCCCGGTGCGCAGTGGAACCAGTTCCTGCAGGGGCTGCAGGGCCTCGACGCGGGCAAGCAGCAGGAGCAGATCATCCAGGCTCACCAGCAGATGGTGCAGGCCCAGGTGCAGCAGCAGCTTCAGCAGCTGCAGCAGATGATTCAGCAGCAGCAGCAGATGCTCCAGGGCGCCGCCGGGGCCACCCCGCCCGCCGGTGGCGTTGAGGCGGTCGGTGGCGCCAGCGCCGCCGCCCCGACGGCTCCGGCCGCTCCGCAGGCCCCCGCGGGCGACAGTGGCAGCGTCGCCGCTCCCCAGCAGGCCCCCGTGGAGCCCACGTCCACTCCCACCACGGACTCCGGCTCCGTCAGCGCGTCGGGTGACGCCAGGCTGGGAGCCGGGTTCCCCTCGGCCTTGGGCCAGTTCAAGGGCGCGATCGAGTCCGCGGCTGCCAAGGCTGGAGTGCCCGCGTCCATGCTGACCGCGCAGATCTGGCAGGAGTCCCGCGGCAACATCGCCGCCGTCACCACCAACGGTGGCAACGGCCTGACGGACACCGGCCTGATGCAGGTCAACCCCAACACCTTCGGCGAGCTGCAGGCCAAGTACCCGGAGCTGCAGGGCAAGAACCTGGCGGATCCGGAGACCAACATCCTGGCCGGCGCCTTCTACATGAAGGACATGAAGGAGCAGTTCGGGAGCTGGGACCTGGCGCTGCGCGCCTACAACTCGGGTCCCAACGGTGTGGACCGCGGCAACCCCAACGCCATTCCCGCCGGCACGGGTGACGCCACCTACGTCACCAAGGTGAAGCAGTTCTGGGACACCATCCAGACGGGCAACGGCACTCTGCCCGCGTAG
- a CDS encoding double-CXXCG motif protein translates to MILDKDSLPTHADVFCLANFATVLVGTQRFKEAVQCLRLEGLLFHELPLR, encoded by the coding sequence CTGATCCTCGACAAGGACTCACTCCCAACACATGCCGACGTGTTCTGCCTGGCCAACTTCGCCACAGTGCTCGTCGGCACCCAGCGCTTCAAAGAGGCTGTCCAGTGCCTCCGGCTCGAGGGGCTGCTCTTCCACGAGCTACCGTTGCGCTGA
- a CDS encoding alpha/beta fold hydrolase, which yields MASERDVELRDGRRLRVHDTGDTGAPTALTVVWHHGSPQTGALLEPLVAAVAVRRIRVVSYGRPSYGGSTPNVGRDVASAAGDVEQVVDALGVDRFAVMGASGGGPHALACAGVLSGRVVGAVCLAGIAPYESSPDWFAGMISPGGLRAAVLGRAARARHAETEEFDEESFTSLDWAALNGPWKSLGEDAVRAGSAGPDGLVDDDIAFVSPWGFELGRVAAPVLLVQGGEDRVVPPAHAERLLRLCPTAELWLRPRDGHVSVLGAVPVALDWLLSSVSHATHGG from the coding sequence ATGGCGAGCGAACGGGATGTCGAGCTGCGGGACGGACGGCGTCTGCGCGTCCACGATACGGGTGACACGGGAGCGCCGACTGCGCTGACGGTCGTGTGGCACCACGGATCGCCGCAGACGGGAGCGCTGCTCGAGCCGCTCGTCGCGGCCGTGGCGGTGAGGCGCATCCGGGTCGTGTCGTACGGCCGGCCGAGCTACGGCGGTTCGACACCGAACGTGGGCCGGGACGTGGCCTCGGCGGCGGGTGACGTCGAGCAGGTGGTCGACGCGCTCGGTGTCGACCGGTTCGCGGTGATGGGCGCGTCTGGCGGAGGGCCGCATGCCCTCGCCTGCGCTGGTGTCCTCTCCGGCCGGGTGGTGGGCGCGGTGTGCCTGGCGGGGATCGCTCCTTACGAGTCCTCCCCCGACTGGTTCGCCGGAATGATTTCCCCCGGAGGACTCCGCGCCGCGGTGCTCGGCCGCGCGGCGCGAGCCCGGCATGCGGAGACGGAGGAGTTCGACGAGGAGAGCTTCACCTCGCTGGACTGGGCCGCGCTCAACGGGCCGTGGAAGTCGCTCGGTGAGGACGCTGTGCGCGCGGGCTCGGCGGGACCGGATGGCCTGGTGGATGACGACATCGCCTTCGTCAGCCCATGGGGGTTCGAGCTCGGCCGCGTCGCCGCGCCGGTGCTGCTCGTGCAGGGAGGAGAGGACCGGGTCGTGCCGCCCGCCCACGCCGAGCGGCTGCTCCGGCTCTGCCCGACGGCGGAGCTGTGGCTTCGCCCTCGGGACGGACACGTCTCGGTGCTCGGGGCCGTCCCAGTCGCGCTGGACTGGTTGCTGTCCTCTGTATCGCACGCAACCCATGGAGGCTGA
- a CDS encoding CHRD domain-containing protein — MACGRETELAALLSPEAVRPRELTASLSGAAQRPNPVQTAGSGSVVSWVEGTRLIVQGSFRGLSANATAAHFHGLADENSTAPVFCSLRVPIAATGAIASGTEVGSCGTMELTAADVANLQGGKLYVNIHTTLHAGGELRGQLRPRPPSEGWGSALLKLDGKRLDIFGSFEGLESNAVSAQIRGPADESSTGPVFCSLQVPTSRSGAFELGQGTDSCGDRALSTSEVEQFKSGGMYILLNTETRPNGELRGQIFLGNLDD; from the coding sequence ATGGCATGTGGCCGTGAGACGGAGCTCGCCGCTCTGTTGTCGCCCGAGGCGGTGCGGCCCCGGGAGCTCACCGCCTCCTTGTCGGGTGCGGCGCAGAGGCCCAACCCCGTTCAAACCGCCGGCTCGGGCTCGGTCGTGTCCTGGGTGGAAGGCACGAGGCTCATCGTCCAGGGCAGCTTCCGCGGCCTCTCGGCGAACGCCACGGCGGCTCACTTCCATGGACTCGCCGACGAGAACAGCACCGCTCCTGTCTTCTGCTCGCTCCGGGTGCCCATTGCCGCCACCGGGGCGATCGCCTCGGGGACGGAGGTTGGCTCCTGTGGCACCATGGAGCTGACCGCCGCGGACGTGGCGAACCTCCAGGGCGGCAAGCTCTACGTCAACATCCACACGACCCTGCACGCCGGCGGCGAGCTTCGCGGGCAGCTGCGCCCCAGGCCCCCTTCGGAGGGCTGGGGATCGGCGCTCCTCAAGCTGGACGGCAAGAGGCTGGATATCTTCGGAAGCTTCGAGGGGCTGGAGAGCAACGCCGTGTCCGCGCAGATCCGCGGCCCCGCCGACGAGAGCAGCACCGGTCCCGTCTTCTGCTCACTCCAGGTGCCCACGTCTCGGAGCGGAGCGTTCGAGCTGGGCCAGGGCACCGATTCGTGCGGCGACCGGGCGCTGAGCACCTCGGAGGTGGAGCAGTTCAAGAGCGGCGGGATGTACATCCTCCTCAACACCGAGACCCGGCCCAACGGCGAGCTCCGCGGCCAGATCTTCCTGGGCAACCTGGACGACTGA
- a CDS encoding serine/threonine protein kinase has translation MQVRETHPHPELVPGVGIGPWLVRERHDRGSFGVVFRVERAGHPEAGPFALKVAVAPDDPRFSREVTLLQSLQHPSVPRFEDRGWWTSSRGTHHPYLAMEWVEGMPLYLWARAQPRTSRQVLQILAQLTSALAAAHALGGVHRDVKGANVLVSAEGRAVLLDWGCAVHLGATPVTESSLGPGTTSYRSPESLRWHWAHRRSGERYEPNAADDVYALGVTAYRLVTGTYPPPLEEVSGPPRRILPPRDLATVSSSLDELLLACLSEEPLRRPRASSLVAALGLAAQQPEARAPILPTPAAAATDRTSRPGPRRRTAPWLPAGTALATLAVLVGGSLALRERTVTVSNPFEEERAEAPSPETPDAGAAEEALTSVEAAGVSLPPFLSLGRPMPTNGGLPGQRKPPCAPRAEREIKGACWIGPLEGQTSPCGDLMYDHAGKCYLASYPAPRQPTSDEPR, from the coding sequence ATGCAGGTCCGCGAGACTCATCCACATCCCGAGCTCGTTCCCGGAGTCGGGATCGGCCCATGGCTGGTGCGTGAGAGGCACGACCGGGGCAGCTTCGGCGTCGTCTTCCGCGTCGAGCGTGCGGGTCATCCCGAGGCGGGACCTTTCGCCCTGAAGGTGGCGGTGGCTCCTGACGATCCGCGCTTTAGCCGGGAAGTCACACTGCTCCAGAGCCTCCAGCACCCTTCCGTGCCGCGCTTCGAGGACAGGGGCTGGTGGACGTCCTCGCGGGGCACCCACCATCCCTACCTGGCCATGGAGTGGGTGGAGGGCATGCCCTTATACCTGTGGGCCCGGGCGCAGCCTCGTACCTCCCGTCAGGTACTCCAGATCCTCGCGCAGCTCACCAGCGCGCTGGCTGCCGCTCACGCCCTCGGTGGCGTGCACCGGGACGTCAAGGGAGCCAACGTGCTCGTCTCCGCCGAGGGACGCGCCGTGCTGCTCGACTGGGGGTGCGCCGTGCACCTCGGGGCCACTCCGGTCACGGAGAGTTCACTCGGGCCTGGCACTACCTCCTACAGGAGCCCGGAGAGCCTCCGCTGGCACTGGGCACACCGTCGCTCTGGTGAGCGGTACGAGCCGAATGCCGCTGATGATGTGTATGCGCTGGGCGTCACTGCCTACCGGCTCGTTACCGGCACCTACCCGCCTCCACTCGAGGAGGTGTCCGGCCCTCCGCGCCGGATCCTCCCTCCGAGGGACCTCGCGACGGTAAGCTCGAGCCTCGACGAGCTGCTGCTCGCGTGCCTCTCCGAGGAGCCCCTCCGGCGACCTCGAGCTTCGTCGTTGGTCGCTGCTCTCGGCCTTGCCGCGCAACAGCCCGAGGCCCGCGCACCCATCCTCCCAACCCCCGCTGCAGCCGCCACGGACCGGACGTCCCGCCCAGGCCCACGCCGCAGGACCGCCCCTTGGCTCCCCGCTGGAACGGCTCTTGCCACCCTGGCGGTGCTCGTGGGGGGCTCTTTGGCTCTTCGGGAGCGGACGGTAACGGTGTCGAACCCCTTCGAGGAGGAGAGGGCTGAGGCGCCGTCTCCAGAGACTCCAGACGCCGGGGCCGCGGAGGAGGCGCTCACCAGTGTGGAGGCGGCCGGAGTCTCGCTGCCGCCCTTCCTGTCACTGGGCAGGCCCATGCCCACGAACGGGGGCCTGCCCGGACAGCGCAAGCCTCCTTGCGCTCCGCGTGCGGAGCGAGAAATCAAGGGAGCCTGCTGGATAGGTCCTCTCGAGGGCCAGACATCCCCGTGCGGCGACCTCATGTATGACCATGCCGGAAAGTGCTACCTCGCATCGTACCCAGCTCCTCGCCAGCCAACCTCGGACGAGCCGAGATGA
- a CDS encoding calcium-binding protein: protein MGGQGTNALSGDSGDDVLIGGQGHNTLSGGDGNDRLIGGQGHNALSGGSGNDTLIGGQGTNTLSGDSGDDVLIGGQGHNTLSGGDGNDRLTGGQGHNTLSGDSGNDTLIGGQGHNTLSGGDGNDVLLGGRGNNALSGDSGNDTLIGGQGHNTLSGGDGNDVLLGGRGNNTLSGGSGNDVLIGGQGHNTLSGGDGNDVLLGGRGNNTLSGGSGNDVLIGGRGNNTLSGGDGNDVLVGGRGNDRLSGDSGNDVLIGGRGNDTLSGGDGNDVLIGGRGNDRLSGGNGNDVLLGGRGNDRLSGDSGNDVLIGGRGNDTLSGGDGNDVLIGGRGNDRLSGGNGNDVLLGGRGNDRLSGDSGNDVLAGGRGNDRLSGGAGNDVLIGGRGNNRSRRRT, encoded by the coding sequence ATCGGGGGCCAGGGCACCAACGCGCTCTCCGGCGACAGCGGCGACGACGTGCTCATCGGCGGACAGGGCCACAACACTCTCTCCGGTGGCGACGGCAACGACAGGCTCATCGGCGGACAGGGTCACAACGCGCTCTCCGGCGGCAGTGGCAACGACACGCTCATCGGGGGCCAGGGCACCAACACGCTCTCCGGCGACAGCGGCGACGACGTGCTCATCGGCGGCCAGGGCCACAACACGCTCTCCGGCGGCGACGGCAACGACAGGCTCACCGGAGGCCAGGGCCACAACACTCTCTCCGGCGACAGCGGCAACGACACGCTCATCGGCGGCCAGGGCCACAACACGCTCTCCGGCGGCGATGGCAACGATGTGCTCCTGGGCGGTCGAGGCAACAACGCGCTCTCCGGCGACAGCGGCAACGACACGCTCATCGGCGGCCAGGGCCACAACACGCTCTCCGGCGGCGATGGCAACGATGTGCTCCTGGGCGGCCGAGGCAACAACACGCTCTCCGGCGGCAGCGGCAACGACGTGCTCATCGGCGGCCAGGGCCACAACACGCTCTCCGGCGGCGATGGCAACGATGTACTCCTGGGCGGCCGAGGCAACAACACGCTCTCCGGCGGCAGCGGCAACGACGTGCTCATCGGCGGCCGAGGCAACAACACGCTCTCGGGCGGCGACGGCAACGATGTGCTCGTCGGCGGTCGAGGCAACGACAGGCTCTCCGGCGACAGCGGCAACGACGTGCTCATCGGCGGCCGAGGCAACGACACGCTCTCGGGCGGCGACGGCAACGATGTGCTCATCGGCGGTCGCGGCAACGACAGGCTCTCGGGCGGCAACGGCAACGATGTGCTCCTGGGCGGTCGCGGCAACGACAGGCTCTCCGGCGACAGCGGCAACGACGTGCTCATCGGCGGCCGAGGCAACGACACGCTCTCGGGCGGCGACGGCAACGATGTGCTCATCGGCGGTCGCGGCAACGACAGGCTCTCGGGCGGCAACGGCAACGATGTGCTCCTGGGCGGTCGCGGCAACGACAGGCTCTCCGGCGACAGCGGCAATGACGTACTCGCAGGCGGCCGAGGCAATGACAGGCTCTCGGGCGGCGCTGGCAACGACGTGCTCATCGGCGGCCGAGGCAACAACAGGAGCAGAAGGAGGACATGA
- a CDS encoding protein-L-isoaspartate O-methyltransferase yields the protein MDPEEMRRALSTRRAGPLEFRAALTSVPASERDGWLDQVFGLEGLPPDGPELPRGCVPYLPSSVDTLLRVIDGAKVGAEDVFVDIGSGLGRATALTHFLTGAGAIGIEIQPELVRGARELASRLNAERVSVVEGDAAELASYITNGTVFFLYCPFSGERLDRVMADLELIARTREIRVCSVDLRLPSCSWLTPVSLSGDLAIYRSLR from the coding sequence GCCCGCTGGAATTCCGCGCGGCGCTGACGAGCGTGCCTGCGAGCGAGCGCGATGGTTGGCTCGATCAGGTCTTTGGGCTCGAAGGGCTGCCGCCAGATGGTCCTGAACTGCCGCGCGGGTGCGTTCCGTATCTGCCGAGCTCGGTCGATACGCTGCTGCGCGTGATCGATGGCGCGAAGGTGGGCGCCGAGGATGTGTTCGTGGACATTGGCTCCGGTCTGGGGAGAGCCACGGCGCTGACGCACTTCTTGACGGGGGCGGGCGCGATTGGGATCGAGATCCAGCCTGAGCTCGTCCGCGGCGCACGCGAGCTCGCGTCACGATTGAACGCCGAACGGGTCTCGGTGGTCGAAGGCGATGCCGCGGAGCTTGCGAGCTACATCACGAACGGCACGGTGTTCTTCCTCTATTGCCCGTTCAGCGGTGAGCGGCTCGACCGAGTGATGGCCGACCTCGAGTTGATCGCTCGGACGCGCGAGATACGCGTGTGCAGCGTCGATCTGCGGTTGCCCTCGTGCTCATGGCTCACACCGGTGTCGCTCTCCGGTGACCTCGCCATCTATCGGAGCCTCCGCTGA
- a CDS encoding DEAD/DEAH box helicase family protein produces MATLHFIRGKAGAGKTTLARELGRPLPGVSVVFGGTKRLAVLRAGRQAAR; encoded by the coding sequence ATGGCGACGCTCCACTTCATCCGCGGCAAGGCGGGCGCGGGCAAGACCACGCTCGCGCGCGAGCTCGGCCGGCCCCTCCCGGGCGTGTCGGTCGTGTTCGGCGGTACGAAGCGCCTGGCCGTCCTGCGCGCGGGACGGCAAGCCGCCAGGTGA